ACCTTTTCTCTGGCCCAGCAAGTCAATTCCCCTCAACACTGTGAAAGGGAACAACCACACAACTCCAGAGAAAGGAAGCTCAGTTCTCCTCACTAATGTTGGATACTAAGACATATTTGACTAAAAAGAATAAGGCAAGAAATTAAATGGTTAATTTCTCAACTGCGCTtccaaagagagaagagaagccaaATTCAAGATTCCTCTACAGGCATCAAATTTTGCTTCATATGGAATTTCTTGTGCGCAGTAAGAGAGGAATTTTGTGTAAAACACTGCCCACAATCTGGGCATTtgaatggtttctcccctgtgtgtaaCCTTACATGATTTATAAGGCTAGACCTGATactgaaatctttcccacaatctggacactcatatggtttctcccctgtgtgtgtCCTCCAGTGTATCACCAAGCCAGAATTCcgaatgaaacttttcccacattcaggacactcatatggtttttcaCCTGTGTGAATTCTCTGGTGTTTAACCAGataggaattctgactgaaacctttcccacaaaatagacactcatatggtttctctcctgtgtgagaccTCTGGTGTAACATCAGATGAGAATTTTgactgaaactttttccacaatcTGGACAGCCATagagtttctctcctgtgtgaatcctttggTGTATTACCAAGTCAGAATTTcgaatgaaacttttcccacactcagaACACTcataaggtttttctcctgtgtgagtcctctggtgtatcacgagGGTAGAATTCcaattgaaacttttcccacaatctagaCACTGATATGGTTTGTCCCCTGTGTGAGATCTCTGATGCACTACCAGGTGGGAATTCCGataaaaacctttcccacaatctggacacttatatggtttttctcctgtgtgagtcctgcgGTGTTGCACAAGATGGGAATTTCGAATGAAAGTTTTCCCACACTCCAGACATtcatacggtttttctcctgtatgaatcctctggtgtatcaccagatcAGAATTCCAATTGAAACCttttccacaatcaggacattcaaatggtttctctcccgtgtgagtcctctggtgcatGAGCAGTTTGGAATTCCTACTAAAAAGTTTCCCACAatccagacactcatatggtaTTTCTccagtgtgagtcctctggtgtatcaccaggttggcATTCTgagtaaaacttttcccacaatcaggacactcatatggtttttctcctgtgtgagtcctctggtgtatcaccagcttggaattctgcttgaaactttttccacagtcaggacactcatatggtttctctcccgtgtgagtcctctggtgtaccaCCAACTTGGAATTCTGctggaaacatttcccacaatccggacactcatatggtttttctcctgtgtgagtcctctggtgttccaCCAGGTGAgaattccgactgaaacttttcccacaatttgGACACTCAAATGGTTTTTCACCAGTGTGAGTCCTTTGGTGTACTTCCAACTCAGAATTCCaattgaaacctttcccacaatctggacacttatatggtttctctcccgtgtgaatcctctggtgtatcaaaAGCTTAGAATTCTgctggaaacttttcccacaatcgggacactcatatggtttttctccagtgtgagTCCTCCGGTGTATCACCAGGTTCGAAGTCTGACTGaaccttttcccacaatctggacagccatatggtttctctcctgtgtgagttctctggtgtatcaccagcttGGAATTATGCAGAAAACGTTTCCCACAgtccagacactcatatggtttctccccagtgtgtaTCACCAGATTGGTATGCATGCTAAATCTTTTTTCAGCATTGGTAGAGTTTCTCTTCGGTATGGGTCCTTCCACGAGTGACAAGAGACCTGTTCTGAGTAAAGTATCTGCTTCACCCCaaacatttatatggtttttcatGGGATGGTTCGACTTATGCATGAATCAGATGTGATCTGcaatcttttgtttttattttttccaaaatagGCAATCTGTGGGGATTTTCCAACACTGGTACTTTTGGATTCTTGAGGCGGcgaaaaatatttctgatctcctgcctggtaATTGTTTGGTTCAAggcattctttccttccttaaagGCTTTAATTATTTCCTGCCAGTTTTGGCTCTACATGGAACCTTTTTCTTCCTACTGACTTCAAGTTGTTACtcactttttctttatttaaatattatcctTCTTGATttctcatttaatatttttttcatttccgtatcctttattttttccagctcaaaactttgtttttgttattctttCCTTTGTCTCTCATCTGCTGAGGAAGAAGAGTTTTTAAACTTTCCAGAgaaattggaaaatattttgaatgatGGTTTATTTTGCGCTTTAGTGCTGCTTCTCATTCTCTGTTATCCAGAGTGCTCTTGTTGGCATCCTCTCCCTctgtaaaattaatataaatgggttagtttcattattgttttaaaatggctGCAGGACACGTGAAAGCAGCAAAAAAGAATCCCCATCCTACATATtagcatgaaaaaacaaacactaAAATTCTATTTTAACCTTTAATATTAATTATGATTAATTTGGCATACAGAAGCCTAACAGATCCAAGTTCAAATATCGACAccatcataatttttttttcaatcaatcagttaatcagaatagagttgaaagggaccttggaggtcttctagtccagctccctcctCAAGCAGGTGTATGGTATGATATTACACTTAAATTTTTGGCTTGGGTAAATACTCTCATATATGCAGGCATATGAGCAGAGAAATACACATATATTTCTCTTTTGTACATATTTCTTTTGTACATATAACATATGTAGACATATATAGAGACATATATGTAGACATATATGTAGacatatttatttgcgcaggactggactagaattttaaattttaatttggttttaatggagttttattatttttattgcaatttttaatattcggccttatttaaataagttttttaaattggtgttttattctgtattcatatgtatgttttattgggctgtaaaccgccctgagtccctcgggagatagggcggtatacaaatgtgattaaataaataaataaataaataaatatgtagacAATCTATGCGTATCTCGGTGTGCAAAATGTCCCAATGTGCATTCACTTAAATTGTTTGATCTTAGTttagaaaggggggaggggacacTAATAGATGAAATTAGTTTCCTATTCAAGATCTAAAGCCTTAGTTTTGCCCATGAAGCTCCTTGCTTTCCAGGAAAACTACATGCTAATAAAATCACAGAAATCAACGTGAAAGCTGGtgtttaagaaatatgaaatatatatatatattgtttttaaatctcCCGGCAGAAAATCAAAGGCAGAAGTTTTAAGTCATGCAGAGGAATAAAATTTGGGGAAGGAAAGAATATGCAGAAGCAGCCCAGATGTTTCAGCCTCGTTGCTTCCTCCACTTCATACCCCGTGGAGAAAGCCAAAGGGCCCGACTTGCTCCCGGCTTCTCCTCCGACTCCACTCACCTCCCAGGAGCCGCTTCCATCCTCCAAGCGGAACAAGAGGCCTCGCCGACGCCATCCTCCTCCAGTGGTTGACCCGGAACAGGAAGTTCCTTTACCCTTCGGCTCCTCGTCTCTCTCTACATCCGTTCTAGCAATCCACTACTCGAATGTTTCAAACCGTTCAATCTCAGCCTCTCCTCCTTCGCTAGAATAGGTCAGTCCCCGCTATAGCGAGCTTTGTTTCCCAGTAGCGCGCCATCTAGCGACATATACCGGAAGAACATGCTTTTTCTACCCTAAGGCGTTTGAAGATCATCAAGTCCTTTTCGACTCccataatttttttcttcctgaggCTCCATCCCCAAACCTTTTCTTTCAGGTCCCCCAAGAGGGCATCCATTGTCCCTGGAGCTGCGCCCGAAGCTTCTTTTGCCAGAAGTGGCaattaaagcaaaggaaagcgcccttttgggggtgggtggggggctaaAAATGTCATGCAGTTGGGAAAAGAGAAAGCGCATCTCCCTTGGTTCCAGCCACTTTTTCccctggagggggtggggggaggagtgtGCAGGATAACTCCTGAAAACTTCACTCCTGCAAACTAGCAAACCACTTAAGACTGTAGCTTGTCTCTTCTGCgattttattttctcttacttCCCAATTTAGTTATCAAGCCCGGTATTTCTTATTGGTGCCCCATCCTTGCTTAGCGATGGATACTCTTGGGACCAATTGGTGTTGCAACCTGAGAACCCCCCCTATTTATTTTCCAAGCTCAAGAGAGGGCTGGGAGAGTCATTATCCTCCCTTCTGAACCTTCAGCATCCTGGCCAGCTTTATACCTTCAACAGCAGTTTGTAATACATAAGAAAATCATGAGAGGCTTTCCTGGCAGGGCAGTTCAAGGCATTAACTGCAGATTAAGATTTTTTATgctgaagggaacatatatactaaaatactagaattgtttcctgcaacatatatactgatgtctttgtatacctgcatttcctttctcatgaagAACATACTTACTGCTGTAAAAGTACATTCTTCCTGCATTAACCTTCATTAAGATCTAAAAAACCTCCATAAAATGCCACTCAGTTTCCCACAAGAAATTGTCAGGTAATCTCAAACTAGCAGAAGCAATCTACACACCTTTGTAGTGCTAATAATAGGGGACCAAGTGGCTatttagaaagacaaaaagaaggaaaagataacaCTACAGAGGAATGCAAATTTAGAGTTAGATTATATCACTGACCTTTACTATGggatacacaaaccagattccaggatatgcagatgccagttgatggtttatgacatccctaaagatacttcaaagacctccttttgatagaatagaatagaatagaatagaatagaatagaatagaatagaatagaatagaatagaatagaatagaatagaattttttattggccaagtgtgattggacacacaaggaatttgtcttggtgcatatgaaaggacattgctttctctcatgagcTTGGTAgctccttccttgcatgtatgtatcatctatgtgtttggaacgactatccatttgaacctgatcaggattaaatgctattttactcaagcctctgtttaagtctcttgattggcagttatgagcttagacatattaataagtgaaccttATGATATGTTCAGCTGAAGTGGGCAATGAAAGGTTGGCAGCCTGAGACTTCAACTCACCCTCTGCTTGCAGCTCTGATTTTGTCACCCGGAGAAAGGGCTGTGCAGGAGGAAAGCTACCAGGACTTTCTCAGTCTTGGTTCAGGCAggggcacatttatttatttatttatttattatttaaatttgtataccgcccttctcccgaaggactcagggcggttcacagccaagtaaaaaatgaaaaaaatgaaaatacattatagatacaattaaaatactagtaaaaaacttatttgaattggccacaattaaaatttagagataaaacccattaaaaaacccataacttaaaaaaactaacccagtccagcgcagataaataagtaagttttgagctcgcggcgaaaggttcggaggtccggaagttgacgaagtcctggggggagttcgttccagagggcgggagcccccacagagaaggcccttcccctgggtgtcgccagacgacactgtcgcgccgacggcaccctgaggagtccctctctgtgagagcgcacgggtcggtgagaggtattcggtagcagcaggcggtcccgtaagtaacccggccctatgccatgggcgctttaaaggcgttcaccaacaccttgagcgcaccggaaggccacaggtagccagtgcagcctgcgcaggataggtgtcactcgggagccacgagggctccctctatcaccagcgcagctgcattctggaccaactgcagcctccggatgcccttcaagggagccccatgtagagagcattgcagtagtccaggcgaggcgtcacaaggcgtgagtgactgtgcacaaggcatcccggtctagaaaggcgcaactggcgcaccaggcgaacctggtggaaagctctcctggaggcggccgtcaaatgatcttcaaaagacagccgtgcatccaggagaacacccaaattgcgcaccctctccatcgggccaatgactcgctcccgacagtcagccgcggactcagctgactgtaccgggatgccggcatccacagccactccgtcttggaggattgagcttgagcctgtttctccccatccagacccgtcggcttccaaacaccgggacagcacttgatagcttcattggggtggccggtgtggaaaagtacagctgggtgtcatcagcgtacagctggtacctcacacgaagccactgatgatctcacccagcggcttcatatagatgttgaacagaaggcgagagaatcggccctgcggcacccacaagtgaggcgccgcggtgacctctgcccgtcaacaccgtctgcgacggtcggagagataggaggagaaccaccgataagcggtgcctcccactcccaatccctcaacggcgcagcaggataccatggtcgatggtatcaaaagccgctgagaggtctaataggaccagggcagaggaataacccctatcctggccctcagagatcatccaccaacgcgaccaaagccgtctcagtgctgtaaccgggtcggaagccggactggagcaggtccagatagacagtttcctccaggtgcaggaaactgaaatgccaccatactctctacaaccttcgcgagcgggttggagacgacgataattacctaaaacagcgggtcaggaaggcttcttgaggagggcctcaccaccgcctctttcaaggcggcggaagactccctcaacaaggaagcactcgtaatccctggagccagcctcgtgtcacctcctgagtggccagcaccagccaggaggggcacgggtccaataaacacgtggtggcattcaatctacccagcaacctgtccatgtcctcggagtcacagggtcaaactcatcccaaacaacatcaccaagaccgccctcagatacccgtctgaatcgccacaattttggtccagaccgtccctaagctgagcgattttatcgtatagataaccgttaaactcctcagca
This genomic window from Ahaetulla prasina isolate Xishuangbanna chromosome 2, ASM2864084v1, whole genome shotgun sequence contains:
- the LOC131193518 gene encoding zinc finger protein 208-like, translating into METNLAIHQRTQTGEKPYECLDCGKIFLHNSKLLIHQRTHTGEKPYGCPDCGKMFSQNSYLARHRRTHTGEKPYECPDCGKSFSRNSHLVEHQMTHTGEKPHECPDCGKCFQQNSKLVVHQRTHTGEKPYVCPDCGKSFKENSKLVIHQRSHTGEKPFECPDCGKSFSRNSHLVEHQMTHTGEKPHECPDCGKCFQQNSKLVVHQRTHTGEKPYVCPDCGKSFKENSKLVIHQRSHTGEKPFECPDCGKSFTQNSYLVIHQRIHTGEIPYECLDCGKLFSRNSKLLMHQRAHKGEKPFECPDCGKGFNCNSELVVHQRIHTGEKPYECLECGKSFIQNSHLVEHRKTHTGEKPYKCPECGKGFYRNSHVIVHQRSHTGEKPYECLFCGKGFSQNSYLVKHQRIHTGEKPYECPECGKRFSRNSDLVIHWRIHTGEKPYECPDCGKAFSIRSSLINHVRLHTGEKPFKCPDCGKCFTQNSSLIAHKKFHTGEKPYECLDCGKRFLHNSKLVIHQRTHTGEKPYGCPDCGKRFSQTSNLVIHRRTHTGEKPYECPDCGKSFQQNSKLLIHQRIHTGEKPYKCPDCGKGFNWNSELEVHQRTHTGEKPFECPNCGKSFSRNSHLVEHQRTHTGEKPYECPDCGKCFQQNSKLVVHQRTHTGEKPYECPDCGKSFKQNSKLVIHQRTHTGEKPYECPDCGKSFTQNANLVIHQRTHTGEIPYECLDCGKLFSRNSKLLMHQRTHTGEKPFECPDCGKGFNWNSDLVIHQRIHTGEKPYECLECGKTFIRNSHLVQHRRTHTGEKPYKCPDCGKGFYRNSHLVVHQRSHTGDKPYQCLDCGKSFNWNSTLVIHQRTHTGEKPYECSECGKSFIRNSDLVIHQRIHTGEKLYGCPDCGKSFSQNSHLMLHQRSHTGEKPYECLFCGKGFSQNSYLVKHQRIHTGEKPYECPECGKSFIRNSGLVIHWRTHTGEKPYECPDCGKDFSIRSSLINHVRLHTGEKPFKCPDCGQCFTQNSSLTAHKKFHMKQNLMPVEES